A single genomic interval of Fibrobacter sp. UWB13 harbors:
- a CDS encoding cation diffusion facilitator family transporter, which produces MTRVRKKDDSSEVRKVTWVGLGWNAALSVAKFVVGVVGNSQALVADAIHSASDFVTDVAVIVGSHFWNSPPDAEHPYGHRRFETLITIGIGLAVAAVGIGIGYKAVLALLAGEASHPETSVAVMALASIIVKEILFRYTRNAGRKIRSQVLEANAWHHRSDSFSSIPVLVAVVFAILLPQLWFADSVGALVVAFFIMHSAIEIAAPGLRQLVDRGADPDVLGKLRNLALSHPKVISLHGLRSRYVGSDLHVDVHIVVDDQMTLKDAHDVAEEVEQLLIDSNENVVDALVHIDPYNANRAAQGEIKTIEK; this is translated from the coding sequence ATGACTCGCGTACGCAAAAAAGACGATAGTTCAGAAGTCCGCAAAGTGACTTGGGTGGGGCTTGGCTGGAACGCCGCGCTCTCCGTGGCCAAGTTTGTTGTTGGCGTGGTGGGGAACTCCCAGGCGCTCGTTGCAGATGCTATCCACAGTGCGTCTGATTTTGTGACTGATGTCGCCGTGATTGTTGGCAGTCATTTTTGGAACTCGCCACCGGATGCCGAGCACCCTTACGGACACCGCCGATTTGAAACGCTCATTACGATTGGTATTGGGCTTGCCGTTGCCGCCGTGGGTATTGGCATTGGGTATAAGGCGGTCCTTGCGCTTTTGGCGGGTGAAGCTTCGCACCCGGAAACGTCCGTTGCCGTGATGGCGCTTGCCTCCATTATCGTAAAAGAGATCCTTTTCCGCTACACGCGAAATGCGGGGCGTAAAATCCGCAGTCAGGTGCTCGAGGCGAACGCTTGGCACCACCGTAGCGACTCTTTTAGCTCGATTCCCGTGCTTGTGGCGGTCGTTTTCGCCATTTTGCTCCCGCAGCTTTGGTTTGCGGATTCTGTCGGTGCGTTGGTTGTTGCGTTTTTCATTATGCATTCGGCGATTGAAATTGCGGCTCCGGGGCTTCGCCAGCTCGTGGACCGCGGTGCGGATCCGGATGTTCTTGGAAAATTGCGCAATTTGGCGCTTTCGCACCCGAAGGTCATCAGTTTGCATGGGCTCCGTTCCCGCTACGTCGGGAGTGACCTGCATGTGGACGTGCATATCGTGGTCGATGACCAAATGACACTGAAAGATGCCCATGATGTTGCCGAAGAGGTCGAACAGTTGCTCATCGATTCGAACGAAAATGTCGTCGATGCCCTCGTGCACATAGACCCCTACAACGCCAATCGCGCCGCCCAGGGCGAAATTAAAACAATCGAGAAGTAG
- a CDS encoding efflux RND transporter periplasmic adaptor subunit: MLMKKILKIIIAIAVLAGVALGVKSFFFNGDATSQAGALISTKVVTDTIKTTISATGSLEPVDQVEVGTQVSGDIAKINVDFNSKVKKGQVIAELDKSKLQSTLKQTTISYKSAENDLNYKQSTYDRVKKLAESKSASAVELEQAEYNLNAAKLAVEQRKNEVAQAKLNLSYATIKSPIDGVVLKRAVDVGQTVAASMSTPTLFVIAKDLSQMKVMAAVDEADIGQVKQGQRVTFTVDAFQNDTFHGTVQEVRLNPTTTSNVVTYTVVITAENPEQKLLPGMTATCTIVTQEITDAITIPVKALKFTPAAGTPMMDPKDMPRPERPKTAEAGDNFPPPPPGMGPGGAPSTGAKKKHKKPKLEGDHVWININGKAAPRRVKIGLSDGVNVQILKGLSVGDSVVTSQETVSAKGSSEPNAKSPFMPQRPGKKKK; the protein is encoded by the coding sequence ATGCTTATGAAAAAAATCTTGAAAATCATCATCGCTATCGCCGTTTTGGCAGGGGTTGCCCTCGGCGTCAAGTCATTCTTCTTTAACGGAGATGCCACAAGCCAGGCTGGAGCCCTCATCAGTACCAAGGTGGTGACAGACACCATCAAGACTACAATTTCGGCAACGGGTTCGTTAGAGCCGGTGGACCAGGTGGAAGTCGGTACGCAGGTTTCTGGCGATATCGCCAAGATTAACGTTGATTTCAATTCCAAGGTCAAGAAAGGCCAAGTCATTGCCGAACTTGACAAATCCAAGTTGCAGTCGACTTTAAAGCAGACGACAATCTCTTACAAGAGCGCCGAAAACGACTTGAATTACAAACAAAGCACATACGACCGCGTCAAGAAGCTCGCCGAAAGCAAGAGCGCAAGTGCGGTCGAACTGGAACAGGCTGAGTACAACCTAAACGCAGCAAAGCTCGCCGTGGAACAGCGCAAGAACGAAGTCGCCCAGGCAAAACTGAATTTGAGCTACGCCACCATCAAGAGCCCGATTGACGGCGTTGTGCTGAAACGAGCGGTGGATGTCGGCCAAACCGTTGCAGCCTCCATGAGCACGCCGACATTGTTCGTCATCGCAAAGGATTTGAGCCAGATGAAAGTCATGGCGGCAGTAGACGAAGCGGACATCGGACAAGTTAAACAAGGCCAACGCGTGACGTTTACGGTTGACGCCTTCCAGAACGACACGTTCCATGGCACCGTGCAAGAAGTCCGCCTAAACCCGACGACCACGAGCAATGTGGTGACTTACACCGTCGTGATTACCGCCGAGAATCCAGAACAGAAGCTATTGCCGGGCATGACCGCCACCTGCACAATTGTCACTCAAGAAATTACGGACGCTATTACGATTCCGGTCAAGGCGCTCAAGTTTACGCCTGCCGCAGGAACACCGATGATGGATCCGAAAGACATGCCGCGCCCGGAACGTCCGAAGACCGCCGAAGCTGGCGACAACTTCCCACCCCCGCCTCCTGGCATGGGACCGGGTGGTGCTCCAAGCACAGGCGCCAAGAAAAAACACAAGAAGCCCAAGCTTGAAGGCGACCACGTATGGATTAACATCAACGGCAAGGCAGCTCCGCGTCGCGTGAAGATTGGTCTTAGCGATGGCGTGAACGTCCAGATTCTCAAGGGCCTGAGCGTCGGAGATTCCGTGGTCACAAGTCAAGAAACGGTTTCGGCAAAGGGTTCAAGCGAACCAAACGCCAAAAGTCCCTTCATGCCGCAGAGACCCGGGAAAAAGAAAAAGTAG
- a CDS encoding A24 family peptidase, with amino-acid sequence MQEIPLWYWLIVFFGLGACVGSFYNVIVYRMPRGISLINPPSHCPLCKKRIPIRYNLPIVGWLWLRGKSACCKQPISVIYPIGESLCGLLGALALYAAAGFGTDFSRPVLSPEVWADAAAMFWLLLGAYPVCAVDCKYKLIPDSISVGGIVAGLLISLVPGGVTPLQSLIGAVVAGGGLYLLGWIATKVLKKDAMGFGDVKLLAGYGALMGLTGAVETLLVAALLGIVIMVPYGMLAAKKAAQNKNSEDAGQIPFGPFLAIAAPVIYLWGSALVDAYFKYVLE; translated from the coding sequence ATGCAAGAAATTCCACTTTGGTACTGGTTAATTGTGTTTTTTGGTCTCGGCGCCTGTGTCGGGAGCTTCTATAACGTCATTGTTTACCGTATGCCGCGTGGAATTTCCTTGATTAATCCGCCTTCGCACTGCCCGCTTTGCAAAAAGAGGATCCCTATCCGCTACAATTTGCCTATTGTGGGCTGGCTTTGGCTGCGTGGCAAGAGCGCTTGCTGCAAACAGCCGATTAGCGTGATTTACCCGATTGGCGAAAGCCTTTGCGGTTTGCTCGGGGCGCTTGCGCTTTATGCGGCGGCTGGCTTCGGGACGGACTTTTCGCGACCGGTCTTGTCGCCTGAAGTTTGGGCGGATGCTGCTGCGATGTTCTGGCTTTTGCTTGGTGCTTACCCCGTTTGTGCCGTTGATTGCAAGTACAAGCTGATTCCCGATTCCATCTCGGTCGGCGGGATTGTCGCAGGTCTTTTGATTTCGCTTGTGCCGGGTGGCGTGACGCCTCTCCAGAGCTTGATTGGGGCTGTTGTTGCGGGCGGCGGGCTTTATCTGCTCGGCTGGATTGCCACTAAGGTGCTCAAGAAAGACGCAATGGGTTTTGGCGATGTCAAACTTTTGGCTGGCTATGGGGCTCTTATGGGGCTCACTGGCGCTGTCGAAACACTTTTGGTAGCCGCTTTGCTTGGCATTGTGATTATGGTCCCGTATGGGATGCTTGCTGCGAAAAAGGCTGCACAAAACAAAAATAGCGAGGATGCCGGGCAAATTCCTTTCGGACCGTTCCTCGCCATTGCAGCCCCTGTTATTTATCTCTGGGGGTCAGCTCTAGTGGATGCTTATTTTAAATATGTTCTAGAGTAG
- a CDS encoding DASS family sodium-coupled anion symporter yields MTKAKLIKLIIASVLAIAALFVPYEALGFVGDHALNTLEIRVIAIFVMAALFWILQPFPIWSTSMFVIVLMILTLSNSALIPFRVEGVEPLKFKDIMATFANPIIMLFLGGFFLASAACKYNMDKNLARVLLKPFGKDPKWVLLGLMIITAVFSMFMSNTATAAMMLAILGPVLKLFDENDRGKAAFALAIPLGANIGGMGTPIGTPPNAIALGALQSSGFNISFGQWMEFGVPYVIVMMILAWFLLLKLYPIKMKEMNLDIEGAEGFDKSPRAIIVYITFAVCVLLWVTGKNVHGLNDNVIAMIPMAVFALTGVITKKDLNEMSWDVLWLVAGGFALGLGLQQTGLAKDLINAIPFNTWSPVVLMVGCGFICLFMANFMSHTSTASLLVPIFIVVAVSCKDNLAPLGGVTSLMVAVAFASSLGMCLPISTPPNALAHATGYTDTRGMAITGIVMGIGGLVLSWIMMFGLSKVNFFEDPAEAAAAPTAAVAAPAPAAPVYAKPAEVAAPAETIAEPAADSAAVAIPADSAAKVVVTDSAAAK; encoded by the coding sequence ATGACAAAAGCAAAACTCATCAAACTCATTATTGCATCGGTGCTCGCCATCGCTGCCCTCTTCGTCCCGTACGAAGCCCTCGGCTTCGTTGGTGACCACGCGTTGAACACTCTCGAAATTCGCGTCATCGCAATCTTTGTGATGGCTGCCCTTTTCTGGATCCTCCAACCGTTCCCAATCTGGTCTACGTCCATGTTCGTCATCGTGTTGATGATCCTTACGCTTTCGAACTCGGCTCTTATCCCGTTCCGCGTGGAAGGTGTTGAACCGCTCAAGTTCAAGGACATCATGGCAACGTTTGCCAACCCGATCATCATGCTCTTCTTGGGTGGCTTCTTCCTTGCTTCTGCCGCTTGCAAGTACAACATGGACAAGAACCTTGCCCGCGTGCTCCTCAAGCCGTTTGGTAAGGATCCGAAGTGGGTGCTCCTTGGCCTCATGATTATTACCGCAGTGTTCTCCATGTTCATGAGCAACACCGCTACTGCTGCTATGATGCTTGCTATCTTGGGCCCGGTGCTCAAGCTCTTTGATGAAAACGACCGCGGTAAAGCTGCTTTTGCCCTTGCCATCCCGCTCGGTGCTAACATCGGTGGTATGGGTACTCCGATCGGTACGCCTCCTAACGCCATCGCTCTTGGTGCTCTCCAGTCCAGCGGCTTCAACATCTCGTTTGGCCAGTGGATGGAATTCGGTGTTCCGTATGTGATTGTTATGATGATTCTTGCATGGTTCTTGCTCCTCAAGCTCTATCCGATCAAGATGAAGGAAATGAACCTCGATATCGAAGGTGCCGAAGGTTTTGACAAGAGTCCGCGCGCTATCATCGTTTACATTACCTTTGCTGTGTGCGTACTTTTGTGGGTGACCGGTAAGAATGTTCATGGCCTCAACGACAACGTGATTGCTATGATCCCGATGGCTGTGTTTGCTTTGACGGGCGTGATTACTAAGAAGGACCTCAACGAAATGAGCTGGGACGTTCTTTGGCTCGTAGCTGGTGGCTTTGCTCTTGGTCTCGGTTTGCAACAGACAGGTCTTGCCAAGGACCTCATCAACGCTATTCCGTTCAATACCTGGTCTCCGGTTGTTCTTATGGTCGGTTGCGGCTTCATCTGCCTCTTCATGGCAAACTTCATGAGCCACACCTCTACGGCTAGCTTGCTCGTCCCGATCTTCATCGTCGTGGCTGTGAGCTGCAAGGACAACCTCGCTCCGCTCGGTGGCGTGACCTCCTTGATGGTTGCTGTTGCATTCGCAAGCTCCCTCGGTATGTGCCTCCCGATTTCTACGCCTCCTAACGCACTTGCCCACGCTACGGGTTACACGGATACGCGTGGCATGGCTATCACGGGTATCGTGATGGGTATCGGCGGTCTCGTGCTCTCCTGGATCATGATGTTCGGTCTTTCTAAGGTGAACTTCTTCGAAGATCCGGCTGAAGCTGCCGCTGCTCCGACTGCCGCTGTTGCCGCTCCGGCTCCTGCCGCACCTGTTTATGCAAAACCTGCCGAAGTTGCTGCTCCGGCGGAAACGATTGCTGAACCGGCTGCTGATAGCGCCGCTGTCGCCATCCCGGCTGACTCTGCTGCTAAGGTTGTTGTTACGGACTCCGCTGCTGCTAAGTAA